CTGGTCGGGGACCCCGGCGCCTTCGTTCCGGTCTATGTCCTCTCGGGGATCTGGCAGGCCTGCGGCTGGAACAGCATCATCTTCATTGCCGCCCTGTCCTCGGTGGATGGCCAGCAGTATGATGCCGCCAGGATCGACGGGGCGAACCGCTGGCAGACGGTCTGGCATGTGGAGATTCCAGCGATTCTGCCGACGATTATCATCCTGCTGATTATGAACATGGGGAACATTCTCAGCGTAGGCTTCGAGAAAACCTTCCTCATGCAGAACAGCCTGAACAAGCCGGTGTCCGAGGTCATCTCCACGTATGTCTTCAACGTCGGGGTGAAATCCAATCAGTTCAGCTTCGGTTCGGCAGTCGGATTATTCAATACCGTCATTAACTTTACGTTCCTGATTCTGGCGAACAGTTTGGCTAAACGCACCTCAAAAATCAGCTTGATGTAAGGAGGGAATGGGATGTCAAGCAAACAAGCCTCTCATTCGCAGAGCCTTAACTATTCGGGCGGCATTGCAGACAGGCTGTATACGCTGATGGTTGCGGTGATCGGAATTGCCGCGTTCATTATGGTTGCGTACCCGCTGTATTTCATCATTATCGCTTCGGTCAGCAACTCGACGATGGTCAACCAGGGGCAGGTGATCCTGTGGCCGAAGGCGGTTAACTTTTACGGATATGAGCAGATTTTCAAGGACAGCCGGATCTGGCAGGGGTATATGAACACAATCATCTACACGGTGCTGGGTACACTGCTGAATCTGCTGGTGACGCTGCCTGCGGCCTATGCCCTGTCCCAGCGGAAGTTCAAGGCGCGGCGGTTCATTATGCCGATGTTTGTCATTACGATGTATTTCGGCGGGGGCATGATCCCTACGTATCTGCTGATCCGCGACCTGAATCTGCTGAATACGCCTTGGGTGATGATTGTGAACGGCGCGGTCAGCGTATACAACCTGATTATTACCAGGACCTTCTTCGAGACGTCGATCCCGGAGGAGCTGCACGAGGCGGCGACGCTGGACGGCTGCTCGCATTTCCGTTATTTCCTGTCGGTGGTGGTTCCGCTGTCCAAGGCGGTCATCTCGGTCATCACGCTCTATTATATGGTGGGTCACTGGAACGACTTCTTCAATGCCTTGCTCTACATCAATACGGACCGCCTGCAGCCGCTGCAGATTGTCCT
This region of Paenibacillus sp. FSL K6-1096 genomic DNA includes:
- a CDS encoding carbohydrate ABC transporter permease, whose translation is MVAVIGIAAFIMVAYPLYFIIIASVSNSTMVNQGQVILWPKAVNFYGYEQIFKDSRIWQGYMNTIIYTVLGTLLNLLVTLPAAYALSQRKFKARRFIMPMFVITMYFGGGMIPTYLLIRDLNLLNTPWVMIVNGAVSVYNLIITRTFFETSIPEELHEAATLDGCSHFRYFLSVVVPLSKAVISVITLYYMVGHWNDFFNALLYINTDRLQPLQIVLRNILLSNQAFAGGAGSGAGAGAGSYAQQFADQIKYAVIIVSTVPVLIIYPFIQKYFEKGVMIGAVKG